One window of the Passer domesticus isolate bPasDom1 chromosome 14, bPasDom1.hap1, whole genome shotgun sequence genome contains the following:
- the FSD2 gene encoding fibronectin type III and SPRY domain-containing protein 2 translates to MSSRSGTTRDYETSGQSRHHSASPPVPESSDTEAEGLIFYHMDLYGSKERFDIFPEELSGRGDRSLGDTRQEPALSSEKVPHPQEVGYDLEKEVAELAKMYGLDEDREKELELLEGHLEKVESRWPPARPEKAGLQGSIYNISKSSSSVKEPSQSTKQQGLPDEASQGENQSKGRADDEAESSIWSRGGLSSGGMSDEWNSQAVSEEEGEEEEEEAADVFCSTCKIPIRAFDKLFGEHKDHEVAQLPRAVESEKEEIHKNMCKLEEQIAHMENVASHLEEIFITVEENFGRQEQNFEVHYNDAVQVLAQKYEEQLEALGEEKRQKLEALYEQLVSCGKHLDTCKELTDETQELFLENDKAEFMKAAVTMVDRLEEFLKKEVDLELSTLPDFEERVIDVSEVEQLMNSINAIPAPCAPVINPQAPNAATGTSLRVCWGLFSDDTVECYQLCYQPVSNERHSDGQAEHTLKVKETYCTITDLLPNTQYEFWVSALNASGISPPSERAVYVTAPSPPIIKNKKIRSCENAALVCWESRDLNPVDSYTVELSKLTDEENDDIITESIVGIPNCEVLIHLQPAQKYHICVRAQNLGGSSERSEPVLIHTTGTCFYLNEDTAHPLLAILDDGFTISCDELENPECDLPVYDNSFTRCIAILGSLIPFPGKHYWEVEVEEDTEYRIGVAFENTPRHGHLGANNSSWCMRHIITPSRHKYEFLHSGMTPDIRITVPPRRIGILLDYENCRLSFFNADIAQHLHTFNSHFQHYVHPCFALETPGILRIHTGITTPSWTALP, encoded by the exons ATGTCATCCAGATCTGGCACCACGAGAGACTATGAGACTAGCGGCCAGTCACGACATCATTCGGCTTCCCCACCAGTCCCAGAGTCTAGTGACACTGAGGCTGAAGGTCTGATCTTTTATCACATGGATCTTTATGGATCAAAGGAGAGGTTTGATATCTTTCCTGAAGAGCTCTCTGGTCGAGGAGACAGATCTCTGGGTGATACGAGACAGGAACCTGCATTGAGTAGTGAAAAAGTTCCGCACCCACAAGAAGTTGGCTATGACTTGGAAAAGGAGGTTGCAGAGTTGGCTAAGATGTATGGACTTGATGAGGATAGAGAAAAAGAGCTTGAGCTTCTTGAAGGACATCTGGAGAAGGTGGAGAGCAGATGGCCACCAGCTCGCCCAGAAAAAGCAGGATTACAAGGCTCCATATATAACATATCAAAAAGCAGCTCTTCAGTGAAAGAGCCAAGTCAAAGCACAAAGCAACAAGGACTTCCTGATGAGGCTTCTCAAGGTGAAAATCAGAGCAAAGGCAGAGCAGATGATGAGGCTGAGAGCAGCATATGGTCCAGAGGGGGGCTAAGCAGTGGTGGCATGTCAGACGAGTGGAACAGTCAGGCTGTCAgtgaggaggagggggaggaggaagaggaagaagcagcagatgTTTTTTGTTCCACCTGCAAGATACCAATCCGAGCTTTTGACAAACTATTTGGTGAACACAAGGATCACGAGGTTGCTCAGCTCCCCAGAGCTGTGGAAAGTGAAAAG GAGGAGATCCATAAAAACATGTGCAAGTTGGAAGAACAGATTGCTCACATGGAAAATGTTGCCAGCCATTTGGAGGAAATCTTCATCACTGTAGAG GAAAATTttgggaggcaggagcagaactTTGAGGTGCATTACAATGATGCAGTGCAAGTGCTCGCTCAGAAGTATGAAGAGCAGCTGGAAGCACTGGGAGAAGAGAAGAGGCAGAAGCTGGAAGCTCTGTATGAGCAGCTGGTCAGTTGTGGGAAACATCTTGATACCTGCAAGGAGCTGACAGATGAAACCCAGGagcttttcctggaaaatgacAAAGCTGAATTTATGAAG GCAGCAGTAACCATGGTTGACAG GCTGGAAGAATTCTTAAAGAAAGAAGTGGATTTAGAGCTTTCAACGCTGCCAGACTTTGAAGAGCGGGTCATAGATGTCTCTGAAGTTGAACAACTAATGAACTCCATTAATGCTATTCCAG ctccctgtgcccctgtgaTCAATCCCCAGGCTCCCAATGCAGCAACTGGCACTTCACTGAGAGTTTGCTGGGGCCTCTTCTCGGATGACACTGTGGAGTGCTACCAGCTGTGCTACCAACCTGTGAGCAATGAGAGGCACAGTGATGGGCAAGCAG AGCACACACTAAAAGTCAAAGAAACATACTGCACCATTACTGATCTGTTGCCAAACACACAGTATGAATTTTGGGTCAGTGCTTTAAACGCCTCTGGCATCAGTCCACCAAGTGAAAGAGCAGTTTATGTAAcag CTCCTTCACCACCAAtcataaagaataaaaagatcCGAAGCTGTGAAAATGCAGCACTGGTGTGCTGGGAATCCAGAGACCTTAACCCTGTTGATTCCTACACAGTTGAATTGTCCAAGCTGACAGATGAAGAAAATGATGATATTATTACTGA ATCTATTGTTGGGATCCCTAACTGTGAAGTCCTAATTCACCTCCAGCCAGCACAAAAGTATCACATCTGTGTCAGAGCCCAAAACCTGGGTGGCTCCAGTGAAAGAAGTGAACCTGTCCTGATACACACCACAG GCACCTGCTTCTACCTTAATGAGGACACAGCCCATCCTTTACTGGCAATTCTAGATGATGGATTTACCATTTCATGTGATGAACTGGAAAACCCAGAGTGTGATCTGCCTGTCTATGATAACAGCTTTACAAG ATGTATTGCCATCCTGGGCAGTCTGATCCCATTTCCAGGAAAGCATTACTGGGAGGTGGAAGTTGAGGAAGATACAGAGTACAGAATTGGTGTGGCTTTTGAGAACACTCCAAGACATGGTCACCTGGGGGCAAACAACTCATCCTGGTGCATGAGGCACATCATCACACCCTCAAG GCACAAGTATGAATTCCTGCACAGTGGGATGACACCTGACATCAGAATTACTGTTCCCCCCAGAAGGATTGGTATCCTGCTGGACTATGAGAACTGCAGACTGTCATTTTTCAATGCAGATATTGCCCAGCACCTTCACACATTCAACTCACACTTCCAGCATTATGTCCACCCCTGCTTTGCACTGGAAACACCTGGTATCTTAAGGATACATACTGGAATTACAACACCCTCATGGACTGCCCTGCCATAG
- the WHAMM gene encoding WASP homolog-associated protein with actin, membranes and microtubules: MEPQPDSLEGWVAVRDTAFAEPQPPPRLRFLVAWNGAEGAFAVTCHGRAEAAEQAPQSWAGLFSAPALRGVHRQLSAVCPRLEPAFPELPPALPGAASGGLWAVLFPGGAAPDEAELQELCRALELYLGWALELCGGRVVLDALFAADRCCDDEYFESLHELRGKALRGHLGRAKEALRRVLQQHKSADTMVALMKVYEEEDEAYQDLVTMATQFYQYLLQPFRDMRELATLYKLEILKSLQYDNLGPRRVAALQKDADEWTKRAESAVCSIQDITVNYFKETVKALAAMHKQMEQDEERFGKTTWASALPRLENLKYMLAKETLQHLRARELCLKQKRTGIQKLMENLGEQEENLSIVEELEIQYYETQLELYNVQLEVLKHEEMLLIVQLDTIKRQIKEKQDEVVYYDTCENPEELKVIEQTMGQHYANLSAMTMLRQKTKQLETKRGTVCARRAYLRNKKDQCEASHRQRLQQAEESRKRFQQHHSIQIKRDKQKEEEKKKKAWISQERQKTLERLKVFREKCPAHVVLKTSRPQPRSPKLPRGIPQQAVVLSPPPASSTGAAPAAVSPAPSPRAALEQPQSILLVEEKELVEDKEPKASCQNTPTDIPVQIFVTDGDREEQKHSEELMVSPCSPPPPPSPPPPPPPPPLPPPPPPPPLPLQLKTPSATEDKPLPLSSDSPSQSPALHNQDDSSRRSINNCIGSMDEVLASLKRSEVHLRKAEQPNPYASVKDNILSAIRQGVKLRKVNRDTERDGSRGSPNELERSIKAAMQRIKKVSADSEEEEDNDQNNGEWDS, encoded by the exons ATGGAGCCGCAGCCCGACAGCCTGGAGGGGTGGGTGGCCGTGCGCGACACCGCCTTCGCCGAGCCTCAGCCGCCGCCGCGGCTCCGCTTCCTCGTGGCGTGGAACGGCGCGGAGGGCGCGTTCGCGGTGACCTGCCACGGGCGGGCGGAGGCGGCGGAGCAGGCCCCGcagagctgggccgggctcttCTCGGCGCCGGCCCTGCGCGGCGTCCACCGGCAGCTGTCGGCCGTGTGCCCGCGCCTGGAGCCCGCCTTCCCCGAGCTGCCGCCCGCGCTGCCCGGCGCGGCCTCCGGCGGGCTCTGGGCCGTGCTGTTCCCCGGCGGCGCCGCGCCGGACGAGGccgagctgcaggagctgtgccgGGCGCTGGAGCTGTACCTGGGCTGGGCGCTGGAGCTCTGCGGCGGCCGCGTGGTGCTGGACGCGCTCTTCGCCGCCGACCGCTGCTGCGACGACGAGTACTTCGAGAGCCTCCACGAGCTCCGCGGGAAGGCCCTGCGCGGCCACCTGGGCCGGGCCAAGGAGGCGCTGCGGCGG GTTCTGCAGCAGCATAAAAGTGCTGACACAATGGTGGCTTTGATGAAGGTTTATGAAGAAGAAGATGAAGCTTATCAGGATTTGGTCACCATGGCAACACAATTCTACCAGTATTTGCTGCAGCCCTTCAGAGATATGCGAGAGCTGGCGACACTGTACAAACTGGAAATCCTG AAATCTTTGCAGTATGATAATTTGGGACCTAGAAGAGTAGCAGCTTTGCAGAAGGATGCTGATGAATGGACTAAGCGAGCTGAGAGTGCTGTGTGCTCCATTCAGGATATCACGGTGAACTACTTCAAGGAAACTGTGAAGGCTCTGGCAG CAATGCACAAACAGATGGAGCAAGATGAGGAGAGATTTGGTAAAACCACCTGGGCATCAGCTTTGCCACGACTAGAAAACCTGAAATACATGTTAGCAAAAGAAACCCTTCAGCATCTGAGGGCAAGAGAGTTGTGCCTGAAACAGAAGAGAACTGGCATTCAGAAACTT ATGGAGAATCTTGGTGAACAAGAAGAGAATTTAAGTATAGTGGAGGAGCTGGAAATACAGTATTATGAAACACAGCTGGAATTATATAATGTACAGCTTGAAGTATTGAAACATGAAGAGATGCTGCTTATTGTACAGCTGGACACTATAAAGAGACAGATTAAAG AGAAACAGGATGAAGTTGTTTACTATGATACATGTGAAAATCCTGAGGAGCTCAAGGTCATTGAACAGACCATGGGACAACATTACGCTAACTTGTCAGCAATGACGATGCTGAGGCAGAAGACTAAGCAGTTGGAGACAAAGCGTGGGACTGTCTGTGCGAGGAGAGCCTACCTCAGGAACAAAAAA gaTCAGTGTGAAGCCAGCCACCGGCAGAGACTGCAACAGGCAGAGGAGAGCAGAAAGCGCTTCCAGCAGCATCACAGCATTCAGATA AAGAGAGACAAACaaaaagaggaggagaaaaagaaaaaagcttggATAAGCCAGGAACGTCAGAAAACGCTGGAGAGGCTGAAAGTATTCAGGGAG AAGTGTCCAGCTCATGTTGTTCTGAAAACGTCTCGTCCCCAGCCTCGCAGTCCCAAGTTGCCACGAGGCATCCCTCAGCAGGCAGTGGTGCTGTCCCCTCCACCTGCATCGAGcacaggggcagccccagcagctgtgtcccctgcaccCTCACCAagggcagctctggagcagccacagagcattCTGCTTGTAGAAGAGAAGGAGCTTGTAGAAGACAAGGAGCCAAAAGCTTCATGTCAGAATACCCCAACAGACATCCCTGTCCAGATTTTTGTTACTGATGgtgacagagaggaacaaaagcACAGCGAAGAATTGATGGTCTCTCCATGCTCACCACCCCCTCCTCCATCTCCACCCCCTCCTCCACCACCTCCTCCCTTGCCCCCTCCACCCCCACCTCCCCCCCTACCTCTCCAGTTAAAAACACCATCAGCCACCGAGGATAAACCACTTCCCCTCAGCTCTGACAGCCCCTCACAAAGCCCTGCACTGCACAATCAGGATGACTCATCCAGGAGGTCTATAAATAATTGCATAG GTTCCATGGATGAAGTGTTGGCTTCTCTGAAGCGCAGTGAAGTTCACCTTCGCAAAGCAGAGCAGCCAAATCCGTACGCCTCCGTGAAGGACAACATCCTCTCTGCCATAAGGCAAGGGGTTAAACTAAGGAAAGTGAATCGAGATACTGAGAGAGATGGCAGTAGAGGATCCCCTAATGAGCTAGAGAGGAGCATTAAGGCAGCCATGCAGAGAATTAAGAAAGTGTCTGCTGATTCTGAAGAAGAGGAGGACAACGATCAGAATAATGGAGAATGGGACAGCTAA